In Halorientalis sp. LT38, a genomic segment contains:
- a CDS encoding CARDB domain-containing protein, translating into MVSGIRRALLVGGLIALLAVTGTLAAATTAAAQSEDTEEFDFELDGNESGGEFQFSGDSNGPVFDFSGIRDSPGFSFGDSDDAPDFSGIGSGSGDAPDFTGIGNGDGPDFGGIGGDGDGPDFGGIGSGAGEGPDFSGIGDGEAPDFGGIGDGGDGDDGGDGDDGNDTDPAGPADFQVSNLQAPGTATVGDTITVSATVENVGESEGTQTVSFGVDTDGDGTLEELASQDESLASAGSTTVTFDVDTSSLSAGTYTHGVSTANDSATAQITLESQQPDQPANFQVSNIDTNSPVTEGETLTLDATVQNTGDLEGTQTVTLSVLDESDSSDVTLAGGASQEVTLSVPTQTGDAGSSSATVQTENDSLSASVQVNSADSAPNFQLSNLQAPESVQAGETIEGSIDIENTGGREGTQTGGFGVDVDGDGTIETLEERTVTLGPGERTTENLTLPLAESLPGGTITFGVYTDNDTVTQEVSVVSADGSTDDSLPEYKSFTAYVEEGYLEVGHNDSRGDVPDCPNGNPANESLGCAQFTANFDQVSGEYTVTPENFRFPEIPFSSQTLGDVPTNISATETVTGSLDTATGSSTFEAATFATLGLGQGEDCGMPVVVNGTTGDSGSLAGTNGSTRSVITTGTTNATLVDNEFSVPSARGCGVLDSTVDGDVGLPAGAGVNEMVLELHIEFDSEPVE; encoded by the coding sequence ATGGTATCCGGGATCAGACGAGCGTTGCTCGTGGGGGGATTGATCGCGCTCCTCGCGGTGACGGGGACGCTCGCGGCCGCGACGACGGCAGCCGCACAGTCAGAGGACACCGAGGAATTCGACTTCGAACTCGACGGCAACGAGAGCGGAGGCGAATTCCAGTTCAGTGGAGACAGCAACGGCCCGGTCTTCGATTTCAGCGGGATCCGGGACTCGCCGGGCTTTAGCTTCGGCGATTCGGATGACGCGCCGGACTTCTCCGGCATCGGGAGCGGGAGCGGCGACGCCCCCGACTTCACCGGCATCGGCAACGGCGACGGGCCGGACTTCGGCGGCATCGGTGGCGACGGCGACGGACCGGATTTCGGTGGCATCGGATCGGGTGCCGGTGAGGGCCCCGACTTCTCCGGCATCGGTGACGGTGAAGCACCCGACTTCGGCGGTATCGGTGACGGCGGCGACGGTGACGACGGCGGCGACGGTGACGACGGGAACGACACCGACCCGGCCGGACCCGCGGACTTCCAGGTCTCGAACCTGCAGGCACCGGGCACGGCGACGGTCGGTGATACGATCACCGTCTCGGCGACCGTCGAGAACGTCGGCGAGTCCGAAGGCACGCAGACGGTCTCCTTCGGCGTCGACACGGACGGCGACGGCACACTCGAGGAGCTCGCGAGCCAGGACGAGAGCCTGGCCAGCGCTGGGAGCACCACGGTGACCTTCGACGTCGACACGAGTTCGCTATCGGCCGGTACCTACACGCACGGCGTCTCAACGGCCAACGACTCAGCGACCGCGCAGATCACGCTGGAGTCCCAGCAGCCCGATCAGCCGGCGAACTTCCAGGTCTCGAACATCGACACGAACTCGCCGGTGACGGAAGGCGAGACGCTGACTCTCGACGCGACGGTCCAGAACACCGGCGACCTGGAGGGCACGCAGACGGTCACGCTGTCGGTGCTCGACGAGAGCGACAGTTCCGACGTGACCCTGGCCGGCGGCGCGAGCCAGGAAGTCACGCTGTCGGTGCCCACCCAGACCGGTGACGCCGGCTCTTCCTCGGCGACGGTCCAGACGGAGAACGACTCCCTGAGCGCGAGCGTGCAGGTCAACAGCGCCGACTCGGCGCCGAACTTCCAGCTGTCGAACCTGCAGGCGCCCGAATCCGTCCAGGCCGGTGAGACGATCGAGGGGTCGATCGACATCGAGAACACCGGCGGCAGGGAGGGGACCCAGACCGGCGGGTTCGGGGTGGACGTCGACGGCGACGGCACCATCGAGACGCTGGAGGAGCGCACGGTCACGCTCGGTCCCGGCGAGCGAACGACGGAGAACCTGACGCTCCCGCTAGCGGAGTCGCTGCCCGGCGGGACGATCACGTTCGGCGTGTACACCGACAACGACACCGTCACCCAGGAGGTCTCGGTCGTGTCGGCGGACGGCTCGACGGACGACTCGCTGCCCGAGTACAAGTCGTTCACGGCCTACGTCGAGGAGGGGTACCTCGAAGTCGGCCACAACGACAGCCGCGGCGACGTCCCGGACTGTCCGAACGGGAACCCGGCGAACGAGTCACTGGGCTGTGCGCAGTTCACCGCGAACTTCGACCAGGTCTCCGGCGAGTACACGGTCACGCCCGAGAACTTCCGATTCCCGGAGATCCCCTTCAGTTCCCAGACGCTCGGCGACGTGCCGACGAATATCTCGGCGACGGAGACGGTCACCGGGTCGCTCGACACCGCGACCGGATCCAGTACGTTCGAGGCAGCCACCTTCGCGACCCTCGGGCTCGGCCAGGGCGAGGACTGCGGGATGCCCGTGGTCGTGAACGGCACGACCGGTGACAGCGGCAGCCTGGCCGGCACCAACGGGAGTACCAGGTCGGTCATCACGACCGGGACGACCAACGCGACGCTGGTCGACAACGAGTTCAGCGTTCCGAGTGCGCGGGGTTGTGGGGTCCTCGACTCCACCGTCGACGGCGACGTCGGACTGCCCGCCGGCGCCGGGGTGAACGAGATGGTGCTGGAGCTCCACATCGAGTTCGATAGCGAACCGGTGGAGTGA
- the lipA gene encoding lipoyl synthase gives MRDRANYPAMSRARKPDWLKTRPPSGERFADIKGILREHDLNTVCEEANCPNLGECWSGRDGPGTATFMLMGERCSRGCNFCDVETGGMDPLDPEEPQQVADAVAEIGLDYVVLTSVDRDDLPDQGAGHFAETIRAIKERHPGILVECLIPDFRGDPELVQKIVDAEPDVIAHNIETVDRLQWPVRDRRAGYEQSLSVLRQVDRESELYTKTSLMLGVGEYDHEIYQTLRDLKTVGVDVVTLGQYLQPSRSHLEVSEYVHPDAFDTWRRVAEEELGFLYCASGPMVRSSYRAGELFVEAVQDGTDPAVAREQARAGE, from the coding sequence TTGCGCGACCGCGCCAACTACCCGGCAATGAGTCGCGCCCGCAAGCCCGACTGGCTCAAGACCCGCCCGCCGTCGGGCGAGCGATTCGCGGACATCAAGGGCATCCTGCGCGAGCACGACCTCAACACCGTCTGCGAGGAGGCCAACTGCCCCAACCTCGGAGAGTGCTGGAGCGGCAGAGACGGTCCCGGAACGGCGACGTTCATGCTCATGGGCGAGCGCTGCTCGCGGGGCTGTAACTTCTGCGACGTCGAGACCGGCGGGATGGACCCCCTCGACCCCGAGGAGCCCCAGCAGGTCGCCGACGCCGTGGCGGAGATCGGCCTCGACTACGTCGTCCTGACGAGCGTCGACCGCGACGACCTGCCCGACCAGGGCGCGGGCCACTTCGCCGAGACGATCCGGGCGATCAAGGAGCGCCACCCCGGCATTCTGGTCGAGTGTCTGATCCCCGACTTCCGGGGTGACCCCGAACTCGTCCAGAAAATCGTCGACGCCGAACCGGACGTGATCGCGCACAATATCGAGACGGTGGATCGGCTCCAGTGGCCGGTCCGGGATCGGAGAGCCGGCTACGAGCAGTCCCTCTCGGTGCTCCGACAGGTCGATCGGGAGTCGGAGCTCTACACCAAGACCAGCCTGATGCTCGGCGTCGGCGAGTACGACCACGAGATCTACCAGACGCTGCGAGACCTCAAAACGGTGGGCGTCGACGTGGTGACGCTGGGGCAGTACCTCCAGCCCTCGCGCTCGCATCTGGAGGTCTCCGAGTACGTCCACCCCGACGCCTTCGACACCTGGCGTCGCGTGGCCGAAGAGGAGTTAGGATTCCTCTACTGTGCCTCCGGCCCGATGGTCCGCTCCTCGTATCGGGCCGGCGAACTGTTCGTCGAGGCCGTGCAGGACGGTACGGACCCGGCAGTGGCTCGCGAACAGGCGCGGGCGGGCGAGTAG
- a CDS encoding DEAD/DEAH box helicase yields the protein MAVDEILPAYADAFPFESFNRMQSAAVPAILEGDDNVVVSAPTASGKTALAEVAICRVLEAGGTALFLAPLRALTNEKESEWERFEDMGYSVYVVTGERDLNPRRAERADILVMTPEKADSATRKHDSPRYGFVTDVDCCIIDEVHLLDSDRRGSVLEVTVSRLRRLCDPRIVALSATMPNVDDVAEWLDAPDATTFAFGEEYRPVPLEAGVKTYTHGENAFADKYRRLYRALDLVEPHLREDGQALVFVSSRQDTVQAAKKARDEIAERDVPMGARGDYDFHQDAEQLNNQTLRKSVLDGVGFHHAGLSKGDKNLVEEWFKEGTLELLFSTSTLAWGVNLPARCVVIRDTKLHDPLEGEVDMSPLDVLQMLGRAGRPGYDDRGYAWVVCDGADADKYRQLLRDGKDIESRLAADLDAHLNAEIVLGTVRDLEDVMEWIETTFYAVRARSAPDRYESDGQMRDRVSDTLESLVDRGFVEMDEELRLSPTRLGRLASKFYLRLDTAKEFADLAARADGGEDGTATTLTTDDVLRAVATAAEFDSASARKDERDAVRAVLGDRARDLDPGPRKVLAILDSSMDGATPTELRSDAWVIRQNALRLLAALRSFLDHLGTAAAANLAARAEARIEHGVSEDAVGLTALDGVGSGRASRLASEGLRTPADVRAAGVSGLVDAGLAEGVAEQVHESARSMPDVRFDWGAFPDAVASGANEMCEVTVTNDGDGARAGVRVTVNDHEMTTTDSYLGTATLPVGVFGGDAAALTYAVEVHFPDLPLPPVTDSRTVDVE from the coding sequence GTGGCCGTCGACGAGATCCTCCCTGCGTACGCCGACGCCTTCCCGTTCGAGTCGTTCAACCGGATGCAGTCGGCCGCCGTGCCGGCGATCCTCGAGGGCGACGACAACGTGGTCGTCAGCGCGCCGACCGCCAGCGGCAAGACCGCCCTCGCCGAGGTCGCCATCTGTCGGGTGCTGGAGGCGGGCGGCACCGCCCTCTTCCTGGCCCCGCTCCGGGCGCTGACCAACGAGAAGGAGAGCGAGTGGGAACGCTTCGAGGACATGGGCTACTCGGTGTACGTCGTCACCGGCGAGCGCGACCTCAACCCCCGCCGGGCCGAGCGGGCCGACATCCTCGTGATGACCCCCGAGAAGGCCGACTCGGCCACGCGGAAACACGACTCTCCCCGGTACGGGTTCGTCACCGACGTGGACTGCTGCATCATCGACGAGGTCCACCTGCTCGACTCCGATCGGAGAGGCTCGGTGCTGGAAGTCACCGTCTCCCGGCTCCGCCGGCTCTGTGACCCGCGAATCGTCGCGCTCTCGGCGACCATGCCGAACGTCGACGACGTGGCCGAGTGGCTCGACGCCCCCGACGCGACCACCTTCGCCTTCGGCGAGGAGTACCGCCCGGTACCCCTCGAGGCCGGCGTCAAGACCTACACCCACGGCGAGAACGCCTTCGCCGACAAGTACCGCCGGCTCTATCGCGCACTCGATCTGGTCGAACCGCACCTCCGCGAGGACGGGCAGGCGCTCGTGTTCGTCTCCTCCCGGCAGGACACCGTCCAGGCGGCCAAGAAGGCTCGCGACGAGATCGCCGAGCGGGACGTGCCGATGGGCGCACGCGGCGACTACGACTTCCACCAGGACGCCGAACAGCTGAACAACCAGACGCTCCGCAAGTCCGTGCTCGACGGGGTGGGCTTCCACCACGCCGGCCTCTCGAAGGGCGACAAGAACCTCGTCGAGGAGTGGTTCAAGGAGGGGACCCTCGAACTGCTGTTCTCGACCTCGACGCTGGCGTGGGGGGTCAACCTCCCCGCGCGCTGCGTCGTCATCCGGGACACGAAGCTCCACGACCCGCTCGAAGGGGAGGTGGACATGAGCCCGCTCGACGTCCTGCAGATGCTCGGGCGGGCGGGCCGGCCCGGCTACGACGACCGGGGGTACGCCTGGGTCGTCTGCGACGGCGCGGACGCCGACAAGTACCGCCAGTTGCTCCGCGACGGCAAGGACATCGAGTCCCGCCTCGCCGCCGACCTCGACGCCCACCTCAACGCCGAGATCGTCCTCGGCACAGTGCGGGACCTGGAGGACGTGATGGAGTGGATCGAGACGACGTTCTACGCCGTCCGGGCCCGTTCGGCACCGGACCGGTACGAGTCCGACGGCCAGATGCGCGACCGCGTTAGCGACACGCTAGAGAGCCTGGTCGACCGGGGCTTCGTCGAGATGGACGAGGAGTTGCGGCTCTCGCCCACCAGACTGGGACGGCTGGCCTCGAAGTTCTACCTCCGGCTGGACACGGCCAAGGAGTTCGCCGATCTGGCGGCCAGGGCCGACGGCGGCGAGGACGGGACGGCGACCACGCTGACCACCGACGACGTGCTCCGGGCGGTCGCGACGGCCGCCGAGTTCGACAGCGCGAGCGCCCGCAAGGACGAACGCGACGCCGTCCGGGCGGTGCTCGGCGACCGCGCCCGCGACCTCGATCCCGGCCCGCGGAAGGTGCTGGCCATCCTCGACTCCAGCATGGACGGCGCGACGCCGACCGAACTCCGGAGCGACGCGTGGGTGATCCGCCAGAACGCGCTGCGCCTTCTGGCCGCCCTTCGATCGTTCCTCGATCACCTCGGGACGGCGGCCGCGGCCAACCTCGCCGCGCGCGCCGAGGCCCGGATCGAACACGGCGTCAGCGAGGACGCCGTCGGGCTGACCGCCCTCGACGGCGTCGGCTCCGGCCGGGCCTCCCGGCTTGCGTCCGAGGGACTCCGGACCCCGGCCGACGTTCGAGCCGCGGGCGTCTCCGGGCTGGTCGATGCGGGCCTCGCAGAAGGCGTCGCCGAACAGGTTCACGAGAGCGCGCGTTCGATGCCCGACGTCCGCTTCGACTGGGGTGCGTTCCCCGACGCCGTCGCGAGCGGCGCCAACGAGATGTGCGAGGTCACCGTGACGAACGACGGGGACGGCGCCCGCGCGGGCGTCCGCGTCACGGTGAACGACCACGAGATGACGACGACCGACTCCTACCTCGGGACCGCGACGCTCCCGGTGGGGGTCTTCGGCGGCGACGCCGCCGCGCTGACCTACGCCGTCGAGGTCCACTTTCCCGACCTGCCGCTCCCGCCCGTTACCGACTCGCGGACGGTCGACGTCGAGTGA